In Streptomyces longhuiensis, the following proteins share a genomic window:
- a CDS encoding aminotransferase class IV: MKIWLDGTLQDLEAARVSVFDHGLTVGDGIFETVKSVDGKPFALTRHLDRLARSARGLGLPEPDLDEVRRACDAVLEANPMSLGRLRITFTGGLSPLGSDRGEHGPTLVVALGETARRPDSTATVTVPWARNERGALTGLKTTSYAENVVALARAREQGASEALFANTVGQLCEGTGSNVFVVLDGEIHTPPVVSGCLAGITRALAVEWTGAKETDLPLDVLERADEIFLTSTLRDVQSVHRVDGRELPGAPGPVTAKAMRVFDERAADDLDP; encoded by the coding sequence GTGAAGATCTGGCTCGACGGCACACTGCAGGACCTCGAGGCCGCCCGTGTCTCGGTGTTCGACCATGGCCTGACCGTGGGCGACGGCATTTTCGAGACCGTGAAGTCGGTCGACGGGAAGCCGTTCGCGCTGACCCGCCACCTGGACCGGCTCGCCCGCTCCGCACGCGGTCTCGGTCTGCCCGAGCCCGACCTCGACGAGGTGCGCCGGGCCTGCGACGCCGTCCTCGAGGCCAACCCGATGTCGCTCGGCCGGCTGCGGATCACGTTCACCGGAGGCCTCTCCCCGCTGGGCTCCGACCGCGGTGAGCACGGGCCGACGCTGGTGGTCGCCCTCGGGGAGACCGCCCGGCGCCCCGACTCCACCGCCACGGTCACGGTCCCGTGGGCGCGCAACGAACGCGGCGCGCTCACGGGCCTGAAGACCACCTCGTACGCGGAGAACGTCGTCGCGCTGGCCCGCGCGCGTGAACAGGGCGCTTCCGAGGCGCTGTTCGCCAACACGGTGGGTCAGCTCTGCGAGGGCACGGGGTCGAACGTCTTCGTCGTCCTCGACGGCGAGATCCACACCCCGCCGGTCGTCTCCGGCTGCCTGGCGGGCATCACCCGCGCGCTGGCCGTCGAGTGGACCGGCGCCAAGGAGACCGACCTGCCGCTGGACGTCCTGGAGCGCGCCGACGAGATCTTCCTGACGTCCACGCTGCGCGACGTGCAGAGCGTGCACCGGGTCGACGGACGCGAGCTGCCGGGTGCGCCCGGTCCCGTCACCGCCAAGGCGATGCGCGTTTTCGACGAGCGCGCGGCGGACGACCTCGACCCGTAG
- a CDS encoding chorismate-binding protein, which translates to MRDLPHDLPPLARFGGLVATELRDVTSDPEALDSAGFWAVSADFEGRLVCARFDSVREEPVPAPVPGAWQGPAAGDWTSSLDRAAYTEGVRRIRTRIAAGDVYQVNLCRVLSAPLPPRADVDALTALLARGNPAPYAGTIRLPEHGVEIATASPELFLSRAGRTVESGPIKGTGRTEADLLEKDYAENVMIVDLVRNDLGRVCATGSVTVPELCVVEKHPGLVHLVSTVRGELRDGAGWRELLDAAFQPGSVTGAPKSSALRIIDALETAPRGPYCGGIGWVDADRGTGELAVGIRTFWADRTEGVLRFGTGAGITWGSDPEGEWRETELKASRLLAVASGRYQESGGIPT; encoded by the coding sequence GTGCGCGACCTCCCTCACGACCTGCCCCCTCTGGCCCGCTTCGGCGGTCTCGTAGCGACCGAGTTGCGCGACGTGACCAGCGATCCCGAAGCCCTGGACTCCGCCGGCTTCTGGGCCGTGTCCGCGGACTTCGAGGGCCGTCTTGTGTGCGCCCGCTTCGACTCCGTACGGGAGGAGCCCGTGCCCGCCCCGGTCCCCGGGGCCTGGCAGGGTCCCGCGGCCGGTGACTGGACGTCGTCCCTCGACCGGGCCGCGTACACCGAGGGCGTCCGCAGGATCCGCACCCGCATCGCGGCCGGCGACGTCTACCAGGTCAACCTCTGCCGCGTCCTGTCCGCGCCCCTTCCCCCGCGCGCGGACGTGGACGCCCTCACGGCGCTCCTCGCACGCGGCAACCCGGCCCCTTATGCGGGGACCATCCGCCTTCCCGAGCACGGCGTGGAGATAGCCACCGCGTCCCCCGAGCTCTTCCTGAGCCGCGCCGGTCGGACCGTCGAGTCCGGGCCGATCAAGGGCACGGGCCGCACCGAGGCGGACCTCCTGGAGAAGGACTACGCGGAGAACGTGATGATCGTGGACCTGGTCCGCAACGATCTCGGACGCGTCTGCGCGACCGGTTCCGTGACCGTCCCGGAGCTGTGCGTCGTCGAGAAGCACCCGGGCCTCGTCCACCTCGTCTCCACCGTCCGCGGTGAACTTCGCGACGGCGCGGGCTGGCGTGAGCTGCTCGACGCCGCGTTCCAGCCCGGCTCGGTCACCGGAGCTCCCAAGTCCAGCGCCCTGCGCATCATCGACGCCCTGGAGACGGCGCCCCGCGGTCCGTACTGCGGCGGCATCGGCTGGGTCGACGCCGACCGGGGCACCGGCGAGCTGGCCGTCGGCATCCGCACGTTCTGGGCCGACCGGACCGAGGGCGTCCTGCGGTTCGGCACCGGCGCCGGCATCACCTGGGGATCCGACCCCGAGGGTGAGTGGCGGGAGACCGAACTGAAGGCTTCTCGGCTGCTCGCGGTAGCGTCGGGTAGGTACCAGGAAAGTGGAGGGATCCCTACGTGA
- a CDS encoding zf-TFIIB domain-containing protein: MQCPKCHAPMHTYNRNGVQIEQCSGCRGIFLDYGELESLTRLESQWQQQVPPAPPAPQAYPSAPAPAWGAPHHGGHHGHHKGGFGRMLFSS; encoded by the coding sequence ATGCAGTGCCCCAAGTGTCATGCACCGATGCACACGTACAACCGCAATGGCGTCCAGATCGAGCAGTGCAGCGGCTGCCGGGGGATATTCCTCGACTACGGCGAGCTGGAGTCCCTGACGCGCCTCGAGTCCCAGTGGCAGCAGCAGGTGCCGCCGGCGCCTCCGGCCCCGCAGGCGTACCCGTCGGCCCCCGCCCCGGCCTGGGGTGCCCCGCACCACGGCGGGCACCACGGTCATCACAAGGGCGGCTTCGGCCGGATGCTCTTCTCCTCCTGA
- a CDS encoding aminoglycoside phosphotransferase family protein: MTAPVLLPALTATARGAAHPGPGPCACPAAGAVLADRADGTVVRHGDLVAKAHAPGTDPAELTARLATAAALPGILLPPLTPVAADLHDRLVTFWPHGSPVDPDAPERAPWEDAATLLARLHAVPTAELPGPLPPMRGPAKAALAVARLLAAGPHPASAPILRAWSGLPPWARAETYGGHASALCHGDLHLGQLVRRPAGTGPWLLIDVDDLGIGDPAWDLARPAAWFACGLLPAQEWTRFLTAYQAAGGAPSLQGDPWLALDAPARALTVQTAALAVAKAVAAGRALDEAEEALVDACDRMAAVPAELAHGVAK, from the coding sequence ATGACCGCACCCGTCCTGCTGCCCGCACTCACCGCCACGGCACGCGGCGCGGCGCACCCCGGCCCGGGGCCCTGCGCCTGTCCGGCCGCGGGCGCCGTACTCGCCGACCGGGCGGACGGCACGGTCGTGCGCCACGGAGACCTCGTCGCCAAGGCCCACGCCCCGGGCACGGATCCCGCCGAGCTCACCGCCCGCCTCGCCACGGCGGCGGCACTCCCCGGCATCCTGCTGCCGCCCCTCACACCCGTCGCGGCGGATCTGCACGACCGGCTCGTCACGTTCTGGCCGCACGGCAGCCCCGTGGACCCCGACGCCCCCGAACGCGCGCCGTGGGAGGACGCGGCCACGCTTCTGGCCCGCCTCCACGCGGTGCCCACGGCGGAACTCCCGGGCCCGCTCCCGCCGATGCGCGGCCCGGCCAAGGCGGCCCTCGCCGTCGCACGGCTCCTGGCCGCCGGCCCTCACCCGGCGTCCGCGCCGATCCTGCGCGCCTGGTCGGGCCTGCCGCCCTGGGCTCGCGCCGAGACCTACGGCGGGCACGCGTCCGCCCTGTGCCACGGCGACCTGCACCTCGGCCAGCTCGTCCGCCGCCCCGCCGGCACCGGCCCGTGGCTCCTGATCGACGTGGACGACCTCGGCATCGGAGACCCTGCCTGGGACCTCGCCCGCCCCGCCGCGTGGTTCGCGTGCGGCCTGCTTCCGGCACAGGAGTGGACGAGGTTCCTCACCGCGTACCAGGCGGCGGGCGGTGCTCCGTCGCTCCAGGGCGACCCGTGGCTCGCCCTCGACGCCCCGGCCCGCGCCCTCACCGTCCAGACCGCGGCGCTCGCCGTGGCCAAGGCCGTCGCGGCCGGCCGGGCGCTCGACGAGGCAGAGGAGGCATTGGTCGACGCCTGTGACCGAATGGCAGCCGTACCGGCCGAGTTGGCACACGGTGTGGCGAAGTAG
- a CDS encoding serine/threonine-protein kinase gives MDMAMMRLRREDPRVVGSFRIHRRLGAGGMGVVYLGSDRRGQRVALKVIRPDLAEDQEFRSRFAREVSAARRIRGGCTARLVAADLDTDKPWFATQYVPGPSLHDKVAEEGPLAASDVAAVGAALSEGLVAVHEAGVVHRDLKPSNILLSPKGPRIIDFGIAWATGASTLTHVGTAVGSPGFLAPEQVRGAAVTPATDVFALGATLAYAAMADSPFGQGSSEVMLYRVVHEEAQLHGVPDALSPLIRACLAKDPEERPSTLQLSLRLKEIAAREAQGLGDARPPAPRGDADRPTGRLAEQYAEQRTQRRAPQGTPPPRPSNGSSRTGGSTRPGAPRNTTRSGSRPAPRSNGGRQGPRTTGTGKRRPANPRLLRQRLFVFVVVTLLVALGIAAAQGCQGPSRGLGEPRDGVHAQETLPRPYL, from the coding sequence ATGGACATGGCGATGATGCGCCTGAGGCGCGAGGACCCGCGTGTCGTCGGCTCGTTCAGGATTCACCGGCGGCTCGGCGCGGGCGGGATGGGCGTCGTCTATCTGGGCTCCGACCGCCGCGGCCAGCGGGTCGCTCTGAAGGTGATCCGGCCCGATCTCGCGGAGGACCAGGAGTTCAGGTCGCGCTTCGCGCGCGAGGTCTCCGCGGCCCGCAGGATCAGAGGCGGCTGCACGGCCCGCCTGGTCGCGGCCGATCTCGACACCGACAAGCCGTGGTTCGCGACCCAGTACGTCCCCGGGCCCTCGCTGCACGACAAGGTCGCCGAGGAGGGGCCGCTGGCCGCCTCCGACGTGGCCGCGGTCGGTGCGGCGCTGTCCGAGGGGCTCGTCGCCGTGCACGAGGCGGGCGTCGTGCACCGCGACCTCAAGCCGTCGAACATCCTGCTGTCGCCCAAGGGCCCGCGCATCATCGACTTCGGCATCGCCTGGGCGACCGGCGCCTCCACGCTCACCCATGTCGGTACGGCCGTCGGCTCCCCCGGGTTCCTCGCCCCCGAGCAGGTGCGGGGCGCCGCCGTCACGCCCGCCACGGACGTCTTCGCGCTCGGCGCCACCCTCGCGTACGCGGCGATGGCCGACTCGCCCTTCGGGCAAGGCAGTTCCGAAGTGATGCTGTACCGGGTCGTGCACGAGGAGGCCCAGCTGCACGGCGTACCGGACGCCCTGTCCCCGCTGATCCGGGCCTGCCTCGCCAAGGACCCCGAGGAGCGGCCCAGCACACTCCAACTGTCGCTTCGGCTCAAGGAGATCGCGGCCCGCGAGGCGCAGGGCCTCGGCGACGCCAGGCCGCCCGCCCCGCGCGGGGACGCCGACCGTCCCACGGGCCGGCTCGCCGAGCAGTACGCGGAGCAGCGCACGCAGCGCCGCGCTCCGCAGGGGACTCCCCCGCCGCGGCCGAGCAACGGTTCCTCACGGACCGGCGGCAGCACGCGGCCGGGCGCGCCCCGCAACACGACGCGTTCGGGCTCGCGCCCCGCGCCCCGCAGCAACGGCGGGCGGCAGGGGCCGCGCACGACGGGGACCGGGAAGCGCCGGCCCGCCAATCCGCGGCTGCTACGCCAGCGGCTCTTCGTGTTCGTGGTGGTGACGCTGCTCGTGGCGCTCGGGATCGCGGCGGCGCAGGGCTGCCAGGGGCCGTCGCGCGGGCTCGGTGAGCCGCGCGACGGTGTGCACGCGCAGGAGACGCTGCCCCGCCCCTACCTCTGA
- a CDS encoding TrmH family RNA methyltransferase → MAEAQGLITIEDPDDPRLRDYTGLTDVELRRRREPAEGLFIAEGEKVIRRAKQAGYEMRSMLLSAKWVDVMRDVIDEVPAPVYAVSPDLAERVTGYHVHRGALASMQRKPLPTADEILATQRRVVVMEAVNDHTNIGAIFRSAAALGMDAVLLSPDCADPLYRRSVKVSMGAVFSVPYARLESWPKSLESVREAGFSLLALTPDEKAKSLDEAAPHKMDRVALMLGAEGDGLSTQALVAADEWVRIPMAHGVDSLNVGAAAAVAFYAVATGRPRS, encoded by the coding sequence GTGGCTGAAGCTCAAGGTCTCATCACCATCGAAGATCCCGACGACCCGCGCCTGCGCGACTACACGGGCCTGACCGACGTCGAGCTGCGCCGCAGGCGCGAGCCCGCCGAGGGCCTGTTCATCGCCGAGGGCGAGAAGGTGATCAGACGGGCCAAGCAGGCCGGGTACGAGATGCGCTCCATGCTGCTCTCCGCCAAGTGGGTCGACGTCATGCGCGACGTCATCGACGAGGTCCCGGCCCCGGTCTACGCCGTGAGCCCGGACCTCGCCGAGCGCGTCACCGGCTACCACGTGCACCGCGGCGCCCTCGCCTCGATGCAGCGCAAGCCGCTCCCGACCGCCGACGAGATCCTCGCCACGCAGCGCCGCGTCGTCGTCATGGAAGCGGTGAACGACCACACGAACATCGGCGCCATCTTCCGCAGCGCGGCCGCGCTCGGCATGGACGCGGTCCTGCTCTCCCCGGACTGCGCCGACCCGCTCTACCGCCGCTCGGTGAAGGTCTCCATGGGCGCCGTCTTCTCGGTCCCCTACGCACGCCTCGAATCCTGGCCCAAGTCCCTGGAGTCGGTACGCGAGGCGGGCTTCAGCCTGCTCGCGCTCACCCCCGACGAGAAGGCGAAGAGCCTCGACGAGGCGGCCCCGCACAAGATGGACCGCGTGGCCCTGATGCTCGGCGCCGAGGGCGACGGCCTCTCCACCCAGGCCCTGGTCGCCGCCGACGAATGGGTGCGCATCCCGATGGCCCACGGCGTCGACTCGCTCAACGTGGGAGCGGCGGCCGCGGTCGCGTTCTACGCGGTGGCCACCGGCCGCCCCCGGTCCTGA
- the cobA gene encoding uroporphyrinogen-III C-methyltransferase: MAAEHPAYPVGLRLTGRRVVVLGGGQVAQRRLPALIAAGADIHLVSPAATPSVEAMADGGELTWSRRPYADGDLADAWYALIATGDRTANEAASAEAERHRVWCVRSDDADAATAWTPATGRSEGVTVAVLTTDAAGRDPRHTAAVRDAIVEGLRDGTLVAPHHRTRTSGVSLVGGGPGDPDLITVRGRRLLAEADVVIADRLGPRDLLDELPPHVEVIDAAKIPYGRYMAQEAINHALIEHAKQGKAVVRLKGGDPYVFGRGMEEAIALEAEGIPYTVVPGISSSISVPGAAGIPVTHRGVAHEFTVVSGHVAPDDERSLVDWPALAKLRGTLVVLMGVDKIGRIAETLIAHGRSAQTPVALVQEGTTAAQRRVDATLETVEEAVRTHEVRPPAVIVIGEVVAVGPQHTA; encoded by the coding sequence ATGGCCGCAGAACACCCCGCGTACCCCGTAGGCCTCCGTCTCACCGGCCGCCGCGTAGTCGTGCTCGGCGGCGGCCAGGTCGCCCAGCGCCGCCTCCCGGCCCTCATCGCGGCGGGCGCCGACATCCACCTGGTCTCGCCCGCCGCGACGCCCTCGGTGGAGGCCATGGCGGACGGCGGTGAACTCACCTGGTCGCGGCGCCCGTACGCGGACGGGGACCTGGCCGACGCCTGGTACGCCCTCATCGCCACCGGCGACCGCACCGCGAACGAGGCGGCCTCCGCCGAGGCCGAGCGCCACCGTGTCTGGTGCGTCCGCTCCGACGACGCCGACGCGGCCACCGCCTGGACACCGGCCACCGGCCGCTCCGAGGGCGTCACGGTCGCCGTCCTGACCACCGACGCCGCCGGCCGCGACCCCCGCCACACGGCGGCCGTGCGCGACGCGATCGTCGAGGGCCTGCGCGACGGCACGCTCGTCGCCCCGCACCACCGCACCCGCACCAGCGGCGTCTCCCTGGTCGGCGGCGGACCCGGCGACCCCGACCTGATCACCGTCCGCGGCCGCCGTCTCCTCGCCGAGGCGGACGTCGTCATCGCGGACCGGCTCGGCCCCCGCGACCTGCTCGACGAACTCCCGCCGCACGTCGAGGTGATCGACGCGGCGAAGATCCCCTACGGCCGGTACATGGCCCAGGAGGCCATCAACCACGCGCTCATCGAGCACGCCAAGCAGGGCAAGGCCGTCGTACGCCTCAAGGGCGGCGACCCGTACGTCTTCGGCCGCGGCATGGAGGAGGCCATCGCGCTCGAGGCCGAGGGCATTCCGTACACGGTCGTCCCCGGCATCTCCAGCTCGATCTCCGTCCCCGGCGCGGCCGGCATCCCGGTCACCCACCGCGGCGTCGCCCATGAGTTCACCGTGGTCAGCGGCCATGTCGCGCCCGACGACGAGCGCTCGCTCGTCGACTGGCCCGCCCTCGCCAAGCTGCGCGGCACCCTCGTCGTCCTCATGGGCGTCGACAAGATCGGCAGGATCGCCGAGACCCTCATCGCGCACGGCAGGTCCGCGCAGACGCCGGTCGCCCTGGTCCAGGAGGGCACCACGGCCGCCCAGCGCCGCGTGGACGCGACCCTGGAGACGGTCGAGGAAGCCGTCCGCACCCACGAGGTGCGGCCCCCGGCCGTCATCGTCATCGGCGAGGTCGTCGCGGTGGGCCCACAGCACACCGCGTGA
- the cobT gene encoding nicotinate-nucleotide--dimethylbenzimidazole phosphoribosyltransferase produces the protein MTDTGQVPGEGLPENAGTVEQPGVPAPGAYTFLDPSETPTEDDDLLLMPGSQGAWGEPQAAPMPAPHEPGPHETAGRDSGQVDLNGVRVPGPSPAPHPGPARRPLHMGPPVPDGTGSPVRSLADRGPAHTPPNPMPVRQAGPPTGPEYLDIPRDETGAPEPRLGEIPPQGAAPWGAQAPQQGFETPAAEVAQELAPEASAETVVPDAAPAAPAAPTQQTVGDAPVFAQAPQQPQDLQDLQDPHLAQAEQTPEGTVAPEFAAPEEAPVYAAAPEGVLFAEEQAAPAEYAADYSSAPNGVQFAPVGQGPEDAQFAVQPEPVAAYAGHQPMAAHSGELPVDPHSGQFAMAPEAVQGQHFPQAPAEGPADQAAQPLGQFVPVEGTIPTTPHLAPTPPQHMVVPPLPEPAAELPGPAAPAAPAPVLIDEAPETPDADQVPQAQEAHEVHVVPETHEAHAVDDAAHAMNEAHATNEPQATHEAPEIPGVAEIPEAAELTGTAGTAVVNEAPEAFEAPAEAAPVLPDAVAEAPVPAEAQPEAAPEAAEPVAPTEQAPVEAEPETLVPAAREADPAAQDVADATPETLPAPADDLAGPAAPGYDEAEREAVLRVMRERRDIRNGFRSDPIPHDVLLRVLEAAHTAPSVGHSQPWDFVVIRSAETRRTMHELAMRQKDAYAKSLPKGRAKQFKELKIEAILDTPVNIVVTADPTRGGRHTLGRHTQPQMAPYSSALAVENLWLAARAEGLGVGWVSFFDEREMVRTLGLPDHLEVVAYLCVGYVDEFPDEPELMQAGWSKRRPLSWVVHEETYGRRALPGEDPHDLLAETVSNIRPLDAKALGEAWERQKRMTKPAGALGMLEIISAQLSGLSRMCPPPIPEPAAVAIFAGDHGVHAQGVTPWPQEVTAQMVANFLGGGAVCNAFANQVGAEVCVIDVGVASELPATPGLLPRKVRAGTADMTTGPALSREDVKAAIEVGIETARDLVAAGNKALLTGEMGIANTTASATLISVYTGVDPSEVTGRGTGINDETHARKVEVVRRALDLHQPDPADPIGVLAAVGGLEHAAMVGLLLGGASLRTPVILDGVSAGAAALVARAVAPEVLAACIAGHRSAEPGHVAALNKLGLRPLIDLDLRLGEGTGALLALPIVQSAARAMHEVATFDSAGVTEK, from the coding sequence TCCCCGCCCCGGGTGCGTACACCTTCCTCGACCCCTCCGAAACCCCCACCGAAGACGACGATCTGCTGCTGATGCCGGGTTCGCAGGGCGCCTGGGGCGAGCCGCAGGCCGCCCCGATGCCCGCCCCGCACGAGCCGGGCCCGCACGAGACGGCGGGCCGGGACAGCGGCCAGGTCGACCTGAACGGCGTCCGAGTGCCGGGGCCCTCGCCCGCCCCGCACCCCGGGCCCGCGCGTCGCCCGCTGCACATGGGCCCGCCGGTGCCGGACGGCACGGGCAGCCCCGTCCGTTCGCTCGCCGACCGCGGCCCCGCGCACACTCCGCCGAACCCCATGCCGGTACGTCAGGCGGGCCCGCCCACGGGGCCCGAGTACCTCGACATCCCGCGCGACGAGACGGGCGCTCCGGAGCCGCGGCTCGGTGAGATCCCGCCGCAGGGCGCCGCTCCCTGGGGCGCGCAGGCGCCGCAGCAGGGCTTCGAGACGCCCGCCGCGGAGGTCGCACAGGAGCTCGCACCGGAGGCCTCAGCAGAAACGGTCGTCCCGGACGCCGCTCCCGCCGCACCGGCCGCCCCGACGCAGCAGACCGTCGGCGACGCCCCCGTGTTCGCCCAGGCGCCGCAGCAACCGCAGGACCTGCAGGATCTGCAGGACCCGCACCTCGCGCAGGCCGAGCAGACGCCGGAGGGCACGGTGGCCCCGGAGTTCGCCGCCCCCGAGGAGGCGCCGGTGTACGCGGCGGCTCCCGAGGGTGTCCTGTTCGCCGAGGAACAGGCCGCGCCGGCCGAGTACGCCGCCGACTACTCCTCCGCTCCGAACGGCGTGCAGTTCGCGCCGGTCGGACAGGGCCCCGAGGACGCGCAGTTCGCGGTGCAGCCCGAGCCGGTGGCCGCCTACGCAGGGCATCAGCCGATGGCCGCGCACTCCGGTGAGCTGCCCGTCGACCCGCACTCCGGCCAGTTCGCCATGGCGCCCGAGGCGGTTCAGGGCCAGCACTTCCCGCAGGCTCCCGCCGAGGGTCCGGCGGATCAGGCGGCGCAGCCGCTCGGTCAGTTCGTGCCCGTCGAGGGGACGATCCCCACCACGCCGCACCTGGCGCCGACGCCGCCGCAGCACATGGTCGTGCCGCCGCTGCCCGAGCCCGCGGCCGAGTTGCCCGGACCGGCGGCGCCCGCCGCCCCGGCCCCCGTCCTCATCGACGAGGCGCCCGAAACACCCGACGCGGACCAGGTCCCCCAAGCGCAAGAAGCACACGAAGTCCACGTGGTACCCGAGACACACGAAGCGCACGCGGTCGACGACGCGGCGCACGCGATGAACGAAGCGCACGCGACGAACGAGCCGCAGGCGACGCACGAAGCCCCTGAGATCCCCGGGGTTGCTGAGATCCCGGAGGCGGCTGAGCTCACCGGGACCGCCGGTACTGCCGTGGTGAACGAGGCGCCCGAGGCGTTCGAGGCACCCGCCGAGGCCGCTCCCGTCCTCCCCGACGCCGTCGCCGAGGCCCCCGTCCCGGCCGAAGCGCAGCCGGAGGCCGCTCCCGAGGCCGCCGAGCCCGTGGCGCCGACGGAGCAGGCCCCCGTGGAGGCGGAGCCGGAGACCCTCGTCCCCGCCGCCCGCGAGGCCGACCCCGCCGCCCAGGACGTGGCGGACGCGACCCCCGAGACGCTGCCGGCCCCGGCCGACGACCTCGCGGGCCCGGCCGCTCCCGGCTACGACGAGGCCGAGCGCGAGGCCGTCCTGCGCGTCATGCGCGAGCGCCGCGACATCCGCAACGGCTTCCGCAGCGACCCGATCCCGCACGACGTGCTGCTCCGTGTCCTGGAGGCCGCCCACACGGCGCCGTCCGTCGGCCACTCGCAGCCCTGGGACTTCGTCGTCATCCGCTCCGCGGAGACCCGGCGCACGATGCACGAACTGGCCATGCGACAGAAGGACGCGTACGCCAAGTCCCTGCCCAAGGGCCGCGCGAAGCAGTTCAAGGAACTGAAGATCGAGGCCATCCTCGACACCCCGGTGAACATCGTCGTCACCGCCGACCCGACGCGCGGCGGCCGCCACACCCTGGGCCGCCACACGCAGCCGCAGATGGCCCCGTACTCCTCCGCGCTCGCGGTCGAGAACCTGTGGCTCGCGGCCCGCGCCGAGGGGCTCGGCGTCGGCTGGGTCAGCTTCTTCGACGAGCGCGAGATGGTCCGCACCCTCGGCCTGCCCGACCACCTCGAGGTCGTCGCCTACCTCTGCGTGGGCTACGTCGACGAGTTCCCGGACGAGCCCGAGCTGATGCAGGCCGGCTGGTCCAAGCGCCGCCCGCTGTCCTGGGTCGTCCACGAGGAGACGTACGGCCGCCGCGCCCTGCCCGGCGAGGACCCGCACGACCTGCTCGCCGAGACCGTCTCCAACATCCGCCCGCTGGACGCCAAGGCGCTCGGCGAGGCGTGGGAGCGGCAGAAGCGGATGACGAAGCCGGCCGGCGCGCTCGGCATGCTGGAGATCATCTCGGCCCAGCTCTCCGGCCTGTCCCGGATGTGCCCGCCCCCGATCCCCGAGCCCGCGGCCGTCGCGATCTTCGCGGGCGACCACGGCGTGCACGCCCAGGGCGTCACCCCGTGGCCGCAGGAGGTCACGGCCCAGATGGTCGCCAACTTCCTGGGCGGCGGCGCGGTCTGCAACGCGTTCGCGAACCAGGTCGGCGCCGAGGTCTGCGTCATCGACGTGGGCGTGGCGAGTGAACTCCCGGCGACCCCGGGCCTGCTGCCCCGCAAGGTCCGCGCCGGCACGGCCGACATGACCACCGGGCCCGCCCTGAGCCGTGAGGACGTCAAGGCGGCCATCGAGGTCGGCATCGAGACGGCCCGCGACCTCGTCGCGGCCGGCAACAAGGCGCTCCTCACCGGCGAGATGGGCATCGCCAACACCACGGCGTCGGCCACCCTGATCTCGGTCTACACGGGCGTCGACCCGTCCGAGGTGACCGGCCGCGGCACGGGCATCAACGACGAGACCCACGCCCGCAAGGTCGAGGTCGTCCGCCGCGCGCTCGACCTGCACCAGCCGGACCCGGCCGACCCGATCGGCGTCCTCGCCGCGGTGGGTGGCCTGGAGCACGCGGCGATGGTCGGCCTCCTCCTGGGCGGCGCGTCGCTGCGCACGCCGGTGATCCTGGACGGCGTCAGCGCCGGAGCGGCCGCCCTGGTCGCCCGCGCCGTCGCTCCCGAGGTCCTCGCGGCCTGCATCGCGGGCCACCGCAGCGCGGAGCCCGGCCATGTGGCGGCCCTGAACAAGCTGGGCCTGCGCCCCCTGATCGACCTGGACCTCCGCCTCGGCGAGGGCACGGGAGCGCTCCTCGCCCTGCCGATCGTCCAGAGCGCGGCCCGTGCGATGCACGAGGTGGCGACGTTCGACTCGGCGGGCGTCACGGAGAAGTAG